One Oryza brachyantha chromosome 3, ObraRS2, whole genome shotgun sequence DNA segment encodes these proteins:
- the LOC107303838 gene encoding uncharacterized protein LOC107303838 isoform X1: MNFHLAHPRSQLATMSGVTHSRATPLRLRVRRRQSNAERSNRNNSSASAPGDGDADGFLWSQVKTVIIISYPTERPCDGRGLRGLDGDLPQVKSARCSAPMSLPGPYDAVVCGNVQKDCVFASGTKVEEIHTGCLMLVYPMGGVAEEAICASTLVGTKRVDHLTLLLTN; this comes from the exons ATGAATTTTCACTTGGCCCACCCAAGATCTCAACTCGCGACAATGAGCGGAGTCACACACAGCCGAGCCACGCCCCTGCGGCTCcgcgtccggcggcggcagagcaACGCGGAGCGCTCAAATCGCAAcaactcctccgcctccgcgcccggcgacggcgacgccgacgggtTCCTGTGGTCGCAGGTGAAGACGGTCATCATCATTAGCTACCCAACGGAAAGGCC ATGCGATGGCCGAGGTCTTCGAGGGCTTGATGGAGACCTACCCCAAGTGAA ATCAGCGCGGTGCTCGGCGCCGATGTCGCTGCCGGGACCCTACGATGCGGTTGTATGCG GAAATGTACAAAAGGATTGTGTCTTTGCATCAGGAACGAAAGTTGAAGAGATACACACCGGATGCCTGATGCTGGTTTATCCCATGGGAGGTGTTGCTGAGGAAGCAATATGTGCATCTACGTTGGTTGGTACAAA gcGGGTAGATCATCTTACATTGCTTCTGACAAACTAG
- the LOC107303838 gene encoding uncharacterized protein LOC107303838 isoform X2 gives MNFHLAHPRSQLATMSGVTHSRATPLRLRVRRRQSNAERSNRNNSSASAPGDGDADGFLWSQVKTVIIISYPTERPCDGRGLRGLDGDLPQVKSARCSAPMSLPGPYDAVVCGTKVEEIHTGCLMLVYPMGGVAEEAICASTLVGTKRVDHLTLLLTN, from the exons ATGAATTTTCACTTGGCCCACCCAAGATCTCAACTCGCGACAATGAGCGGAGTCACACACAGCCGAGCCACGCCCCTGCGGCTCcgcgtccggcggcggcagagcaACGCGGAGCGCTCAAATCGCAAcaactcctccgcctccgcgcccggcgacggcgacgccgacgggtTCCTGTGGTCGCAGGTGAAGACGGTCATCATCATTAGCTACCCAACGGAAAGGCC ATGCGATGGCCGAGGTCTTCGAGGGCTTGATGGAGACCTACCCCAAGTGAA ATCAGCGCGGTGCTCGGCGCCGATGTCGCTGCCGGGACCCTACGATGCGGTTGTATGCG GAACGAAAGTTGAAGAGATACACACCGGATGCCTGATGCTGGTTTATCCCATGGGAGGTGTTGCTGAGGAAGCAATATGTGCATCTACGTTGGTTGGTACAAA gcGGGTAGATCATCTTACATTGCTTCTGACAAACTAG
- the LOC107303838 gene encoding uncharacterized protein LOC107303838 isoform X3, with protein MNFHLAHPRSQLATMSGVTHSRATPLRLRVRRRQSNAERSNRNNSSASAPGDGDADGFLWSQVKTVIIISYPTERPCDGRGLRGLDGDLPQVKSARCSAPMSLPGPYDAVVCGETFQGQFWQIRWYTAVQLFSILDLKHLLCG; from the exons ATGAATTTTCACTTGGCCCACCCAAGATCTCAACTCGCGACAATGAGCGGAGTCACACACAGCCGAGCCACGCCCCTGCGGCTCcgcgtccggcggcggcagagcaACGCGGAGCGCTCAAATCGCAAcaactcctccgcctccgcgcccggcgacggcgacgccgacgggtTCCTGTGGTCGCAGGTGAAGACGGTCATCATCATTAGCTACCCAACGGAAAGGCC ATGCGATGGCCGAGGTCTTCGAGGGCTTGATGGAGACCTACCCCAAGTGAA ATCAGCGCGGTGCTCGGCGCCGATGTCGCTGCCGGGACCCTACGATGCGGTTGTATGCG GAGAGACCTTTCAGGGACAGTTCTGGCAAATAAGATGGTACACTGCTGTACAGCTATTTAGTATTTTAGATCTAAAGCATCTGCTTTGTGGTTAA